Proteins encoded together in one Mercenaria mercenaria strain notata chromosome 18, MADL_Memer_1, whole genome shotgun sequence window:
- the LOC128550563 gene encoding peroxidase-like protein, with the protein MEIKELLRFVSLIAIVHLSNTILTRKPGDVRNILFTTPLTTNRVEELLQRAREVSFRQRRQYNETRKTNGRMTSRCLFSLHHGTYRSGHTKDYTKATDMLRTMRSLMFEDGYSPEYLQTKAAMWTFERVQGFECDLPNPGFCDFTSRYRTPDGSCNNIVNPRWGMAGMIQRRIVKSAYDDTFGLPRRRGVNNVALPEPRHISNAVHFNPGSDKKLSYENKLYFAKSQFTNHDVYMTPKSKIDDCCEHGDGWGWAGDGLGRRNIDIAI; encoded by the exons ATGGAGATAAAG GAACTCCTCCGCTTCGTGTCTTTAATTGCTATTGTCCATTTGAGCAATACAATTTTAACACGGAAACCTGGTGATGTCCGGAATATTCTGTTTACTACACCTCTCACCACGAATAGGGTTGAGGAGTTACTCCAGAGGGCGCGAGAGGTCAGTTTTCGACAAAGGAGGCAATACAATGAGACTAGAAAAA cAAATGGCAGAATGACCTCTCGGTGTCTATTTTCACTCCATCACGGCACATATAGATCTGGACACACTAAAGATTATACTAAAGCTACGGATATGTTACGGACGATGAGAAGTCTAATGTTTGA AGATGGTTATAGTCCAGAATATCTGCAGACGAAAGCTGCAATGTGGACATTTGAAAGAGTACAAGGTTTTGAATGTGATCTACCAAACCCAGGATTTTGTGATTTCACTAGCAGGTACAGAACCCCAGATGGATCTTGCAACAATATAGTCAATCCCCGCTGGGGCATGGCTGGGATGATTCAAAGGAGAATTGTGAAAAGTGCTTATG ATGACACGTTTGGTTTACCTAGGAGAAGAGGGGTCAATAATGTTGCACTCCCTGAACCGCGGCATATTAGCAACGCAGTTCATTTTAATCCAGGTTCTGACAAGAAGCTAAGCTATGAAAACAAACTTTACTTTGCAAAAAGTCAGTTCACAAATCACGACGTCTACATGACACCTAAAAGTA AGATCGATGATTGCTGCGAGCATGG GGATGGGTGGGGATGGGCTGGGGATGGGCTTGGGAGAAGAAATATAGATATTGCGATATGA